In the Deinococcus aerius genome, CGGCACGGGTGAACTTCGTCATGGGCGACTTCTCCTGCGCGGGCACCGTGGCCCCGGGTCAGATTCTGCTCGCCCTGGAGTTCTTCCCCCCGGTCGAGGCGTGGCCCCTCGCCCTGCCCCACCTACCGCTCCCGGGGCCGCACGCGCTGCCCGCCCGGCTGGCCCACGAGCTGGTGCATGTGCAGCAACTCGCGCGCTGCCCGGACCTCGCCCTCGCCGAGCCGACCGTGCTGGAACTGGCCCTGCTGGAGGGCGCGGCCGAGTACGTCGGCGAACGGCTGAGCGGCGGGCTGACCGCCCCGCACGCGCATCTGTTTGGCCAGATGAACGCCGCCGAGGTCTGGGCGGCCTTCCGCGAGGAGGCGGATTCGCGCGACGGGTCCGCCTGGGTCCACGGCAGCCCTGCCCGCCCCGAGTGGCCCGCCGACCTTGGGCACTTCGTCGGCTACGAACTCTGCCGGGCCTACCACGAGCGGCACGCGGCGGAGGCGAACGTCATCCGGGACATCCTCCACGCTTTCGAGTCCCCCGAACGGTTCCTCCTCCCGGTCAGAGAACGCCCCGGTAAATCTCGTCCAGGGTGATGGACCGGCCCAGGCAGGGGAGATCGATGCTGCCGCTGCCGCTCAGGTCCTGGAGTGCCCACCCGCCCGGCCCCCGACCGTAGGCGTACACGCGCCGCTCCCGCTGCTCCACGATCAGGTATGTCTGGAGGCTGGGAATGGCCGTGTACACGCCGTACTTGCCGAAGCGGTCGTGGGCGGCGGTGCTGTCGGACAGAACTTCCACCAGCAGGCAGGGGGAGGTCTTGGCATATCGGTCGTTGTCATTCCGGTCGCAGACCAGCATCACGTCCGGGTAGAAGAAAGAGGCGCTGTCCTCCACCCTCAATTTCATGTCGTTCTGGTAGAGGCGGCAGCCTGCCCGGACGGCGTCGGCGTACAGCACGCCGAAGATGTTTCCGGCAATCAGCACGTGCGGCTCGCTGGCCCCCGCCTGGGCATGCAGCGGGTAGACGAAGCCGCCCACGTACTCGCGCTTGTAGGGGCTCTTCTCCTCCGTCCGCAGGTACTCCTCCACGCTCATCGCTCGGGGGGCGGGGTCGCTCATGCGTCTATCGTAGCCGCGCCAGGTCGTCCCACACCAGCCGCACCTCGCGCAGCTCGCCGCCGGGGACGCTCTCGGTCTTCTCGCCCGCCTCGCGGCCTCCCCGGCGCAGATACCACTCCCGGGTGGGGTTCTCAGCGAGGACCCATAGGGCCAGACTCCGGTGTCCACGTGCGTGCAACTCCCGGGCCAGCGCCGAGAGGAGGGCCCGCCCCATCCCCTGTCCCTGCGCGGCCTTCAGGGCATAGAGCGTGAACAGTTCCGCGTCGATCCCGGGATGGTCGCGGGGCGGCCCGGCGGACGCGAACGCCACGACCTCCCCACCCCGCTCGGCGACGAGGACGACCTGGGCCGGGTCGGCGGTGGCCCCCTCCCACATCCGTTGCCGCCGCTCGCGGGCCGCGCCGTCCGTCACCCGGTCCAGAAAGTCCTGCGGCATCCGCCCCGTGTACGTCTCCCGCCAGCTCGTCACGTGGACGTGGGCGATGGCCGGGGCGTCGGCGGGTGTGGCGGGCCGGACGGTGAAGGACATGGCCCAAAGGGTAGCTGGGCGGGCGGCCCGGAGTTGCGAAATCTGTCAGACCTTCCTGCTTACCCTGGACCGATGGTGCGGCCCGTGCCCGGCGACGCGGAGGAGACCCCGGAATTCCAGTTCCGGCACCGCTCCCTCCTCGTCATCCTGGGGTGCGTGCTGGGCGCGTCCATCGTCACCCTGTGCGTCTCGGGGGCCTGGCTGTTCACGGCCCTGGACCGCCTGGTGCTCAGCTTTATCGTGGTCAAGAACGCCGTGCTGTTTGTCTGGCTGTGGCGCAGGCCCCGGGCGCTGGTGCGGGTGGGCGTCCTGGAACTCCTGTTCGAGGGCATCGGCGGCGTCGGCAAACTGTGGCTGGCCCTGATGGTCGATCAGACGGCCTACAGCCTGGGGGGCTACTCCTACTGGCTGATGCTGAACTACTTCATCGCCGCGCTGGTCTGGCGAGGTCGCGCGGCCCTGTGGGTGTCCCTGGGCTGGTTCGCGGTGCTGCTCACGCTGGGGGGTCTGTACTGGTTTTCCCCCGGTATTCCGGGGGGCACCAAGCAGCAGTACGGCAATACCCTCCTCCAGCTCTACCTGACGCACGCCACCCTGATCGCGTTCCTGACCCTCCAGGGCGGGCTGCTGCGGCAATACCTCCTCGCCATCCTGAGGGCCGAGCGCCACGCCCGCCTGGCGCACCTCGACGGGCTGACGGGCCTCGCCAACCGGCGGCAACTGGAGGAGTGGCTGCGGCTGGGCCGCGAGCGGGCGGAGGGAACCGGGCAGGACTGGAGCGTCATCCTCTTCGACCTCGACCACTTCAAACGGGTGAACGACACCCACGGGCACGCCGCCGGGGACGAGGTGCTCCGGGCCACCGCCGCCGCCGTCCGGGGGGTGCTGCGCAACGGCGAGTACCTGGGCCGCTGGGGGGGCGAGGAGTTCCTGGTGATCCTCCCGGGGGTGGGCCAGCCCGCCGCCGCCCGGGTGGCCTCGCGCCTTCAGGCGGCGGTGGCCGCCGCGCCGCATGGGGGCGTGGGGCCGGTGACGGTCAGTTGCGGCGTGGCGCAGGGCGCCCCCGGGGAAAGCGTCCCGGCGCTGCTCGCCCGAGCGGACGAGGCCCTGTACGCGGCCAAGCGGGGGGGCCGGGCCCTGGTGGAGGTGGCGGGCTGAGCGCGGCTCCCGCTCAGCCGCCCGCCTTCTCCTCCCGCGCCCGCCGCCACGCCACGTAGCTCACCCGGTCGATGGTGAAGGTGTCGCGCGTGCGGGTGTACGTACCCCGGCCCCCCATCCGCCCCACCAGGTCCAGGGCGGCGGTGTCCACGTACATCCGCGCCTCGTCGAGCAGGGCGTCCCCGCGCAGGTGCAGCCCCAGCACCTCGCCCAGGATTACGCGGGTGCGGCCGATCAGAACGGTTTGCACCTCGCGGCATTCCAGGGCGGCGGGGCTCCCGGCGACACGCGGCACACGGACCGAGACGCCCGGGGCGAGGGCTACCCCCAGCGTGTCCGGCTCCGCCATCCCGTGCGGAAAGTCCGTCGCGGTGGCGTTCATCAGGGGCGCGAGGTCGGCGCTCACGAGGTTCACGGTGAACTCCCCCCCGGGGCCGATGTGGAGCGCGGTGTCTTTCGGCGTGCCGTCCGCCCGGTCGCCGGGCCCGAAGGCCACGACCGCCGGGTCCGACCCCATCAGCCCGAAGTAGGAGAAGGGGGCGAGGTTGACGTGCCCGTCCGCGCCCAGGGTGCTCACCCAGGCGATGGGGCGGGGCACGACCACGTTCGTCACGAGCTTGTAGCGGTCGGCGGCGCTCAGGGCGGTGAGGTCGAAGTGGAAAAAGGGAGGCGGGGTCATGGCTCAGGGTAGCGGCCCCCGTCAAGGCCGCACTATCCTCGGCGGGTGCCGGAGAAGACCCCGTCCCTGAGCTACCGCGCGGCCTACGCGCGGCTCTCGCGCATCGCCGCCGAGCTGGAGACGGGCGAGGCCGACCTCGACCGCGTGCTGCCGCTGCTGGAGGAGGCCCGCGCCGCCTACGCCGCCTGCCGGGGGCGCATCGAGGCCGTGCGCGCGGTGCTGGCGGGCGAGTGGGGGGGCGCGGAGACGGACCCGGAGGATGAGGACGACGCGGACGAGGCCGCCGAAGACGGGGCGGAGGACGACCCCTACGCCGACCCGTTCTGACGCGCCTCCCGGGCGGCCGGGGGCGTATCCTCGCCTCATGAGTGACGCCCGCCCTTCCACCGCCACCCCCGCCGAGGGGGCCCGGGTGCCCCGGGTGATCCCCTGGGTCTACCGCCTGGTCGTCTTTACCACCACGCTGCCCATCTTTCTGCGCGGCCAGCGCGTCGAGATTCATGGCCGCGAGCACGTCCCGCCGCCCGGTACGCCGCTGATCGTGGCGGGCAACCACCGCACGGGCTTCGACCCCTTCCTGATCGCGTACAGCCTGCCGCCAGGCCGCTTTCTGCAGTTCATGGCGAAAAAGGAGCTGTTCGTGCCCGTGATCGGGGACATCATCCGGGCGGGGGGCTCCTTCCCGGTGGACCGCAGCGCGAATGACCTGGGGGCCGTGCGGACCAGCCTGCGCATCCTGCAAGCGGGGGGCACGCTCGGCATCTTCCCCGAGGGCACGCGCGGCGGCGGCGAGATGCAGGGGGGCGTGGCCCTCCTCGCGCTCAAGGGCAAGTCGCCCGTGCTGCCCGTGGGGCTCAGCCGCCAGGGCAGGCGCTGGATCGTGCGCTTCGGCGAGCCGCTGCCGCCCACGGGGGGCATGAAGGCCCTGACCGCCGCCCTCGGCGAGCGCCTGGCCGAACTCGCGCAGCCGGTGGGCGAAAGGGTCAGCGGGGGCTGAGGGCCGGTCACAGTGCCCCCGAGGGGCTATAGTGGCGCCGACGGAAGCGGGGGAAGCCGGTGGAACTCCGGCACTGTCGCGCAACGGTGACCGCTCGTGGGGCGGAAGTCCGAACACCCGCCCCGTCCCGGCCCGCGCCGCAGAGGCGTGGCCGGTGGCCTGACCTCTCGCGGAAAGAGGGACCGCCCGGACGATCCCCATGAGGGTCACAGCGTCTGGATGTGTTCACTTCCGCCCCCCACCCGGGGCGGCTTCGTTTTCCCTGAGGGCAAGGAGGAACGTATGAAGACCCTTCTGACCCTGACCGCCACCCTCGCCCTGACCGCCACCGCGGGCGCGACGAGCTATCCCCTCACTCTGACGGACGACCTGGGCCGCAAGGTTACCCTGAAGGCGGAACCGAAACGGATCGTCAGCGTGCTCCCCAGCACGACCGAGACGCTGTGCGCGCTGGGCCTCTGCGACCGCCTCGTGGGGGTGGACGACTACAGCGACTTTCCCCAGCAGGTCACCAAGCTCCCGAAGGTGGGCGGCCTGTACAACCCCAACATCGAGGCGATGGTGGCGCTGAAGCCCGACCTCGTGATCGTGAGCAAGTACGGCAAGCTCGTCGAGCCGCTCACCCAGGCGGGCGTGACGGTCCTGGCGATCAACCCCGAGACCTACGACGAGGTGTTCTCCAAGACCCTCACGCTGGGGCGGGTCGTCAACCGCGAGGCGCAGGCGAAACAGCTTGTTCTCAACATGCGCCGGGACATCGCCCGGGTCGAGATCCTGACGAGGAACGCCGTTCGCAAGCCCACGACCTACCTGGAGATCGACCCCACCCCGTACTCGGTCGGGCCGAACTCCTTCATGGGCGTGCTCCTCACCAAGGCGGGGGCGCGCAACATCATCCCTGCCAGCATGGGCGACTTCCCCAAGGTGGACCCCGAGTTCATCGTGAAGGCGAACCCTCAGCTCATGCTGGGGCTGGATGCCAAGGCTGCCGCGGGCCGTCCCGGCTGGAACACCATCCAGGCCGTGAAGGCGGGCCGGGTGCTGGAGATTCCGAAGGAACTCGACACCATCCTCAGCCGCCCCGGGCCGCGTCTGCCGCAGGCGCTGCGGGGCCTGGCCCGCCTCGTCCACCCCGAACTCTTCAAGTAAGGCGGTGAGCCGTGAGCCTTGAGGGGGAGGGGCGGGTACTCCCCGTTCCCACACGCGGGCCGCGACGCCTGGGCCGCACCGCCGCGCTGGTGGCCGTGCTGCTCGCCGCCGTCGTCCTCGCGGTGGGGCTGGGGAGCGTCACGATTCCGCCCGGTGACGTGCTCGGCGCCCTGTGGCGGGGCCTAAGTGGCGCCGACCTCGCCGGGAACGACGTGATCGTGTGGCAGATTCGCCTGCCGCGTGTGGCGATGGGTGTGCTCGTCGGCGCGTGCCTGGCCGTGTGTGGCGGCGCCTTTCAGGGCGTGTTCCGCAACCCGCTCGCCGACCCCTACCTGCTCGGTGTGGCGAGCGGGGCGGGGCTGGGCGCGACGGTCGGGATCGTGGCGGGGTGGCCGCGGGCGACCATTCCCCTCGTCGCGCTGGGCACGGCCCTGGGGGCGGTCGCGCTGGCCCTCGGCCTCGCGCGGGAGGGGCGGCGCTTTCCGCCCACCCGGCTGATCCTGGCGGGGGTGGTCGTCGGGAGCGTCCTCAGCGCCTTCTCCACCTTCCTGATCCTGCGCGGCGAGGACCGGGCGCGGCAGGTGCTCGCGTATACCCTGGGCGACCTGGGCTTCAGCGGGTGGCGGGACGTGGCGACGGTGCTGCCGTATGCCGCCGTTGGCTGCGGCGTGCTGATCCTGCTCGGCCGGGCGCTCGACACCCTGGGGCTCGGGGACCTGACGGCGCGCAGCCTGGGGGTGCCCGTCGAGCGGCTGCGGCTGCTCGTCGTGATCGCCGGGAGCGTGGCGACCGCCGCCGCCGTCGCGTATGTGGGCATCATCGGCTTCGTGGGGCTGATCGTGCCGCACGTCGTCCGGCTCGCGTGGGGGGCGAATCACCGCGTCCTGCTGCCCGTCTCCGCGCTCATGGGCGGGGCGCTCCTCGTGCTCGCGGACCTGCTCGCGCGGACGACCATCCTCTCGCAGGTCGGGGTGGTCACGACGCTGCTGGGGGGACCGTTCTTCCTGTGGCTGCTGCGGCGGGGACGGCATGAGTAGGGCGGTGGGCGCGGACACGCTGGAGGCCCGCGACCTTCACGTCCGGGCCGGGAGTTTCCCGGCGGTGCGTGGGGTCAGCGCCCCTTTCCGGGCCGGGCAGTTCGCCGCCGTGATCGGGCCGAACGGGGCGGGGAAAAGCACCCTGCTGCGCGCGTTGCTGGGCCTGAACCTCCCGGAGGCGGGGGAGGTCCGCCTCTCTGGCCGCCCTCTGCGCGAGTGGCCGCGGGCGGAACGGGCCCGCCGCCTCGCCTACCTCGCGCAGGGGGAGGCGCTGCCCCTGGACGCCCGCGTGCGCGACGTGGTGGCGCTGGGGCGCGGGGCGGGCGAGTGGCGCTGGGGCCTGATCCCCACCCGGCCCTGGACCCGGGCCGACGAGGACGCCGTGACGGACGCCCTGACCCGCACCGACACGCTGGGATTTGAGCATCGGCGCGTGGCGGAACTCTCGGGCGGTGAGCGGCAGCGGGTCAGCCTCGCCCGCGCGCTCGCCGGGCAGCCGCGCTTCCTGCTCCTCGACGAGCCGACGAACCACCTCGACCTCGCCTACGGGCTGGAGGTGATCCGCCACGCCCGCTGCGAGGCGGCGGGGGGGCTGGGCGTGATCGCCGTGCTGCACGACCTCAACCTCGCCGCCCGGGCCGACTGGCTGCTGCTGCTGCACGGGGGCCGGGCGCTCGCGCAGGGCACCCCGGAAGAAGTCCTCACCCCGGCGAACCTGCACGCCGCGTATGGCCTGCAGGCCCGCGTGATGCGGGACGCGGGGCGCCTCATCGTGATCCCGGAGGATTAGCCGATGCCGCCGAAGTTCTTTCCCACCCGGGGCCACCTCCTCGTCTGCCAGGGACCCCATTGCCAGGCAAGGGGCTCCAGCCTCCTGTACCGCGCCCTGTGGAACCACCTCGAACGCTCGGGCCTCGCCTACTACAAGAAGGGCGGCAGCCTGCGCCTCACCGAAAGCGGCTGCCTGGGCGCGTGCTCCTACGGCCCGACCGTCTGCGTGTACCGCCAGCGGGGGGGCGGGCTGGAGGAGGGCTGGTACGCGGCGACCGACTTCCCCCTGGCCGCGAGGATCGCGCAGGCCGTCCATGAGGGGGTGGAGTTGCCCGCCGAGCACAAGTACGGGCCGGAGGGGGAGGGGTAATCGGCCTCAACGGCACGTCCCCGTCAGCTCCGGGCGGTACTCGAAGTGCATCGTGCCGTGGTGATACCAGCGGCCCCCCCAGATCCAGCCGTGCCGCTCGAACACCCGCACCAGGGTGGGCGGAAGGCGGTTGCGGTAGCGAATCCCGGCCTGCCCCTCGCGGTAGCCCTTCCAGAGCCAGTAGTCCGAGTAGGCGGTGTTGAGGTCGATGGCCGCCCCCAGCGCGTGCAGGCTCAGGCGGGAGGTTCCGGCGATCTTCCGCCACACGAACGCCCCGGCACTCGGCCGCGCGTAGGGCAGGAGGGCGGGCTGACGGGCCAGTTCCGCCGCCACCGCCCGCAGGGACGCGGCGGCCCCGTTGACCCGCGTGACCCTGAGGACCTGCCCGAACCAGTTCACGGTGTCCAGGTGGGCCGCCACTTCCTGCGCCGAGCCGCCGTACATCCGCTGGAAAAGGGGCTCGTAGCGCACGCGCCCGGGGTCCTCGTTCCGGGCCGGAACCCGCAGGGGCTGACACGCCGGGTACACCGTGTCCAGCTTGTCGAGGAGGCCGGGCCAGTCGAGGAGGGCGGAATAGCTGGCCGCCCTCGCCCGTTCCAGCGGCATCCGGGTGCCGTCCTTCCAGACGAGGAGATCGCCCTGGACGCGCGACAGGAAAGAAGGGTAGGCCCGGACGAGCCGCCCGGCCGCCAGCCGTTCCCCCGGGGTGAGGCTCGCGGCGAGGCTGCCGGGCAGCAGGAGGGCGGCGAGGAGGGGCGTCCAGAGCCTGGGGGAAGAGCCTCCCATGCCTGCAAGGTATGCCTCTGGCCGGACAACCTGCTCAGCAGACCTGGAGGGCCCGTTTTCCGGCCTTGTCCGCGTACATCCGCAGGTCGCTGAGGCGGACGAGTTCGGCGGGGTCCTGGGTGTCGGCGGGGAAGCAGGCCACGCCCGCGCTCGCGTCCACCTCCCCGAAGCCCGCCGCGCGGGTCCGGTCCACGGCGATCCGCACCCGCTCCAGGATGATCGCCGCCTCGTTCGGGCCCACGCTGGGCAGCACGACCGCGTACTCGTCGCCGCCCAGGCGGTGGACCCGGTCCTCCTCGCGCAGGCACTGGCGCAGGGCGCGGGCGAACTCGCGCAGCAGGGCGTCGCCGCGGGCGTGCCCCAGTGTGTCGTTCAAGCGCTTGAGGCCGTCGAGGTCCACGGAGAGCACGGCGACCGCTGCCCCCAGGCGCCGCGCCCGGCTGAGTTCCGCCCCCAGGTCGATCTCGAACGCCCGGCGGTTGCCCAGCCCCGTCAGGATGTCGGTGCGGGCGGCCGTCTCCAGGCCCTGCACGTGGCGCTGGCGCTCCACCCCGGCCCCCAGCGTGCGCGCCGCCGCCGCGAGCAGGCTGCGCTCGAAGGGCGACCACTCCCCGAAGGGACCCGTCCGGTACACGCCCAGCACCCAGGCCCGCTCGGGGATGTCCACGGCCACCGGGAGCAGCGCGGCCCCCCGCAGCCCGCTTCCCGGAAAGGTGGCGGACAGCCCGGGCGCGGTCAGGAAGACCGCCCGGCCCTGCAGGACCCCCGTGGCCTCGACCTGCCCCACCGGGAGGTCCCAGGTGGGGAGGGGGAGGTCCCCGTGGGTGGCGAGCGGGCGCATCCGGTCCCCCGCGCGCTGCCACAGCACGAGCGTCCCCTCGCCGAGCGCGCGGCCCACCGCCGCCAGGGCCGCCCCCGCCAGATCCTGCGCGCTCGCCTGCCCGTCCAGCAGGTGGGCGAGCTCCAGCAGGGCCTCGGCCTGCTCGCGGGCCCGCACGGCCTCGCGCTGGGCCTGCACCGCTGCCGTCACGTCGTAGCCGGTGCCGACCAGCCCCACTGGGCGCCCCCCGGCATCGTGCAGCGGGGCGTAGTGGGCCTCGAAGATCCGCCCCCCCACCGCCACCTGGGTGGTGAAGCTCTCCCCGGCGAGGGCGCGGTCCAGGTTGGCGAGGACCGCCGGGTCCCCGGCGAACACCTCCCGGACCGAGCGGCCCACGAGTTCGGCGGGGTTCGCCCCCAGGGCGGCCAGGCCGCGCCCCTCGACGAGGGTGAAGGTGCCCGCCGCGTCGGCCGTCCACAGGATGACCGGGGCGGCCTCCAGCGCGAGGCGCAGCCGCTCCTGGCTCTCGCGCAGGGCGGCCCGCGCGGCGCTCTGGCTCAGGCTCTGGCGCACCGCCCGGCTCACGGCGTCCACGAGTTGCCGGTCGCGCGTGGTCCAGGGCCGCTCGCGGTGCAGCCGCAGCAGGGTCATGACGTAGGTGGCCTCCCCCTCGCGCCCCAGGCACACGCTCGCCGCCGAGCGCACCCCGGCGGCCACGAGGTCGGCGTGCGCCCCGGGCTCCCGCGCGTAGTCGGAGACGAACTGGGGCACGTCGCACTCGGCCACGCGCCACAGCAGGCCGCCCTCCTCCCGCCGCAGCTCCCGGGTGGCCTGCCCGGCGAGGTCCCGGCCCGCCGGGCTGTGCCAGGCGCCGCGCGAGGTGGCCCGGTCCCCCCGAACCACCACCAGCCCGCCCCAGTCCACGTCGAGGGCGGCGCCGGTGAGTTCGACGATGTGCGGCAGCAAGTCCCCGGGCGGCAGGTCGAGGTCGGTGAGGTCGCCGATGCCCCGCAGGAGCTGCGAGAGACTCAGGGCGTCTTGCAGGGTCCGGGCCTGCGTCTCCCGAACCTGGGCCGCGCGGTCCGCCTCCTGCCTCCCCAGCCGCAGCTCCAGCTCGTCGATCACGAGCGCGGCGAAGTCCTTGAGCGCGGCGCGTTCCTGGTCCGAAAAGCCCGCCCGCGGCCGCTCGTCCAGGATGCACAGCGTCCCCAGCGTGTGCCCGTCCGGGGTCACGAGCGGCGCCCCCGCGTAGAAGCGCAGCCCCGGCGCCCCCGTCACGAAGGGGTGGAGCGCGAAGCGGGCGTCGGCGGCGAGGTCCGGCACCACGAGCACGTCGAGGCTGTGCAGCGCGTGGGTGCAGAAACTCAGCGAGCGGTCGGTCTGCCGCAGGTCCAGCCCGAAGCAGGCCTTGAAAAAGGTGTGCTGCGACCCGACCAGCGAGATCAGGGAAATGGGGACCCCGAAGAGCCGCGCGGCCAGCGCCGTGAGCCGGTCGAAGGCCGCCTCGGGCAGCGTGTCCAGCACCGCGTAACGTTCGAGGGCCGCCAGCCGCTCCTGTTCCCGGGCCGCAATCGTCTCCATCCCCGCCAGCCTAGGCGGGGGCGTCTGTCACGGCTCTGACAACTTTTGCCGCGCCAGCACGTGAAATTTTCGGCTTTGCCGGGCCTACCCCCGCACGACCTCCAGGATCTTGTCGCCGTACTTCCGCAGCCGCTCCGGCCCCATGCCGCGCACCGCCCTCAGGTCGTCGAGGGTGTAGGGCACCCGGCGGGCGATCTCGGCCAGGGTCGCGTTGCTGGCGATGATGAAGCGGCTGACCTCCTGGCGCCTCGCCTCGGCATTGCGCCACTCGCGCAGCCGGGCATAGATCGCGGCCTGCTCGTCGGTGAGGTCGGCGGCGGGGTCGAGCGCCCCACCCTCGCCCGAGGTTGTGGGCAGGTCCGGGGTGAGGTCGGGCGCGGTGGGGGCGGGCTCGGGCTCGGGTTCCGCGGGTTGGAAAGGTGCGGCGTCCTCCGTCGGCACGTCCTCCACCTCCGGCTCGGGCTCCGGGGCCGGGGCGGTGGCGAGGGGCGGCTGGACCTCCAGCTCGGGCTCGTCCGGCCCGCCGCTGACGGGTGTGGGGAGCGGGGTGGGGCTCTCGGGCTCGAAGTCGCTGAACACGATCTCGGGGGTCCAGGTCACCTCCTCCTCGGCGGGGGGGGCGGGCGCGGTGGGCGCGACATCCTCCACCGGCGGCGCGTCGAAGGTCACGCGGGCCGGGGGCTCGGGGGCGTCGGGGAGGGCCTCGTCCGGGCGGGGGAGATCGGGTTGGGGCACGGGTGAACGGACCTCCCGCTCCTGCCTTGGGCGTTCGGGGCGGCTGTCACGCCCGGGGACACGGGCCGTGGGCTCAGCCTCCCTGACCTCCGCCAGCTCGCGCACGAGGGGCAGCGGGTCCGCCACCGGCCGGGGCTGGCCGCGCAGCAGGGCGAGGGCCGTCTCGGCGTCTTGCAGGCCGGGGGTGAAGACCACGCCGCCCTCCACGCTGCGGGTGGCGGCGAGCACCCCCCCGGGGAGCCAGGGGGTGTCGGGCGCCGCGTCGGGCGGCAGGAGCAGCGCCGTGGGCCCGAAGGGCAGCGCCCCGCCCCCCAGCCGCTCGGCGAGGAGCCCCACCGTGCGCGCGCCCCGGGCCAGCCGCAGCGGCAGCGTCGCCACGTCGCGCAGGGCGAGCGCCACCGTCACGTCGGCGGGCGCGGGGGCAGCGGGGGCGGGGGCCCCACCCGTTCCGAAGAGCAGCGCCAGCTCCCCCTCGCTGAAGCCCGTCAGTGTGACCCCGTCGCGGTACACCACGTAGGCCGCCCCCCGGGTGAACCACCCGCCCCCCGGCGCCAGGGTGGCGTCCACGATCACGGGCACCCCGGCCCGCTCGGCGCGGCGCAGCAGCCGCTCGTCGGGCTCGGCGAGCCAGGCGGCGCGGGCGCCGGTCCAGTCGGCGTCCAGCCCGGCGGCGGCCAGGCCCTGCTCGGCCAGCGCCGCGCGGTTTACCCCCAGCCGCTCGTCCACCCGCACCACGCCGGGCCCCAGCAGCCGGGCGAGTTGCCGGGCCAGGGCGGCCTCGCCCGCCAGCGTCAGGCCCCAGTCCGCGCCCTCCAGGGCGGCGAGCGCGGCGCTCAGCCGGGCATGAGGGTCGCCGCGCTCGGCGTGCAGGCCCACCAGCCGGGCGTCGGGTCGGGGATCGGGGCGGGGAAGGTCAGGCGAGTCCGTCATGCGCCCCATTGTGCCGCACGGGGCCGACATGGCGCGGAGGACTTGCGCGGGAAAGGGTTCATGCGGCTCAGGCGTCCTCGAAGCGCAGGTGCCGGACGCTGCGGCCCACGCTGCGAATCTCGCGCAGGGCCTGCATCCCGATTCTGACGTGCTGGGTGGCGAAGGTTTCCGTCACCCAGCGGTCACTCTCGGTCGTCTTGACCCCCTCGGGCACCATGGGCTGGTCGGACACGAGCAGCAGCGCCCCGGTGGGGATGTGGTTGGCAAAGCCCACCGTGAAGACGGTCGCGGTCTCCATGTCAATCGCCATGCAGCGGGTGCGCGAGAGGTACTCCTTGAACGCCGCGTCGTGCTCCCACACCCGGCGGTTGGTCGTGTACACCGTGCCCGTCCAGTAGTCCAGGCCCGCGTCCCGAATGCTCGACGAGATCGCCCGCTGGAGGCTGAACGCCGGGAGTGCCGGAATCTCGGGCGGCAGGTAGTCGTTGGAGGTGCCGTCGCCCCGGATCGCCGCGATGGGCAGGATGAGGTCCCCCACCTTGTTCTTGCGCTTGAGCCCGCCGCACTTGCCCAGGAACAGCACCGCCTCGGGCTCAACGGCGCTCAGCAGGTCCATGATGGTCGCCGCGTTCGCGCTCCCCA is a window encoding:
- a CDS encoding ABC transporter ATP-binding protein — translated: MSRAVGADTLEARDLHVRAGSFPAVRGVSAPFRAGQFAAVIGPNGAGKSTLLRALLGLNLPEAGEVRLSGRPLREWPRAERARRLAYLAQGEALPLDARVRDVVALGRGAGEWRWGLIPTRPWTRADEDAVTDALTRTDTLGFEHRRVAELSGGERQRVSLARALAGQPRFLLLDEPTNHLDLAYGLEVIRHARCEAAGGLGVIAVLHDLNLAARADWLLLLHGGRALAQGTPEEVLTPANLHAAYGLQARVMRDAGRLIVIPED
- a CDS encoding (2Fe-2S) ferredoxin domain-containing protein, coding for MPPKFFPTRGHLLVCQGPHCQARGSSLLYRALWNHLERSGLAYYKKGGSLRLTESGCLGACSYGPTVCVYRQRGGGLEEGWYAATDFPLAARIAQAVHEGVELPAEHKYGPEGEG
- a CDS encoding M15 family metallopeptidase; translated protein: MGGSSPRLWTPLLAALLLPGSLAASLTPGERLAAGRLVRAYPSFLSRVQGDLLVWKDGTRMPLERARAASYSALLDWPGLLDKLDTVYPACQPLRVPARNEDPGRVRYEPLFQRMYGGSAQEVAAHLDTVNWFGQVLRVTRVNGAAASLRAVAAELARQPALLPYARPSAGAFVWRKIAGTSRLSLHALGAAIDLNTAYSDYWLWKGYREGQAGIRYRNRLPPTLVRVFERHGWIWGGRWYHHGTMHFEYRPELTGTCR
- a CDS encoding diguanylate cyclase domain-containing protein, giving the protein METIAAREQERLAALERYAVLDTLPEAAFDRLTALAARLFGVPISLISLVGSQHTFFKACFGLDLRQTDRSLSFCTHALHSLDVLVVPDLAADARFALHPFVTGAPGLRFYAGAPLVTPDGHTLGTLCILDERPRAGFSDQERAALKDFAALVIDELELRLGRQEADRAAQVRETQARTLQDALSLSQLLRGIGDLTDLDLPPGDLLPHIVELTGAALDVDWGGLVVVRGDRATSRGAWHSPAGRDLAGQATRELRREEGGLLWRVAECDVPQFVSDYAREPGAHADLVAAGVRSAASVCLGREGEATYVMTLLRLHRERPWTTRDRQLVDAVSRAVRQSLSQSAARAALRESQERLRLALEAAPVILWTADAAGTFTLVEGRGLAALGANPAELVGRSVREVFAGDPAVLANLDRALAGESFTTQVAVGGRIFEAHYAPLHDAGGRPVGLVGTGYDVTAAVQAQREAVRAREQAEALLELAHLLDGQASAQDLAGAALAAVGRALGEGTLVLWQRAGDRMRPLATHGDLPLPTWDLPVGQVEATGVLQGRAVFLTAPGLSATFPGSGLRGAALLPVAVDIPERAWVLGVYRTGPFGEWSPFERSLLAAAARTLGAGVERQRHVQGLETAARTDILTGLGNRRAFEIDLGAELSRARRLGAAVAVLSVDLDGLKRLNDTLGHARGDALLREFARALRQCLREEDRVHRLGGDEYAVVLPSVGPNEAAIILERVRIAVDRTRAAGFGEVDASAGVACFPADTQDPAELVRLSDLRMYADKAGKRALQVC
- a CDS encoding HRDC domain-containing protein; the protein is MTDSPDLPRPDPRPDARLVGLHAERGDPHARLSAALAALEGADWGLTLAGEAALARQLARLLGPGVVRVDERLGVNRAALAEQGLAAAGLDADWTGARAAWLAEPDERLLRRAERAGVPVIVDATLAPGGGWFTRGAAYVVYRDGVTLTGFSEGELALLFGTGGAPAPAAPAPADVTVALALRDVATLPLRLARGARTVGLLAERLGGGALPFGPTALLLPPDAAPDTPWLPGGVLAATRSVEGGVVFTPGLQDAETALALLRGQPRPVADPLPLVRELAEVREAEPTARVPGRDSRPERPRQEREVRSPVPQPDLPRPDEALPDAPEPPARVTFDAPPVEDVAPTAPAPPAEEEVTWTPEIVFSDFEPESPTPLPTPVSGGPDEPELEVQPPLATAPAPEPEPEVEDVPTEDAAPFQPAEPEPEPAPTAPDLTPDLPTTSGEGGALDPAADLTDEQAAIYARLREWRNAEARRQEVSRFIIASNATLAEIARRVPYTLDDLRAVRGMGPERLRKYGDKILEVVRG
- a CDS encoding AMP nucleosidase — encoded protein: MRTKQEIVENWLPRYTGLPLSEFGDYILLTNFLGYLDIFADLTGASIHDRGKAMPTITADGITMINFTMGSANAATIMDLLSAVEPEAVLFLGKCGGLKRKNKVGDLILPIAAIRGDGTSNDYLPPEIPALPAFSLQRAISSSIRDAGLDYWTGTVYTTNRRVWEHDAAFKEYLSRTRCMAIDMETATVFTVGFANHIPTGALLLVSDQPMVPEGVKTTESDRWVTETFATQHVRIGMQALREIRSVGRSVRHLRFEDA